GCTCTACTGTAACAAATTAACCCACAGTATTTCTGACAGTCTATTTGGTTGGGAGCCTAATGGGAAACATTTACCAGAAAAAGGTTCATATTTTAATTCAAAGGAAAGACCTGAAAAACTAACTAGTTTTGTCAATGATTTTCAGTCAGAGGTAAAATCATGCACAAATGTTAAGCTGCCTGTATTACAGCTAGATCAACGTGCTGCTAATCTTCGTTGGAAGGACCTTAATTTACAGTTTTCAGATACTGATGACAATGAAGTCATGGATGAATTACACATAGAAAGCGGTGATGAAAAAAGTCCATCAGAGTTGTTATTAACTCCCTTTACTGACAAGCATACAAAGAGCTCTGACATGCTTGCAGGGACAGAAAATTCTCAGTTTGTATCTACTGACGGAGAGGAAAAACAAGTATCCACTCAGTCAGATATTGGGCCAAAGACATGTAATTTCATTAAACaacaaaactttataaaaaagaCTTCTTCTGAAGAATGCACTACTGTAATATTTGATGCTGAGGATGGCGAGCCTATTGAATTCAGTTCACATCAAACTGGAGTAGTCACTGTGACTAGAAATGAAATTTCCATCAACCGACCACAAAGTGGGCCCAATGCAGAATACACTGAATTTATACCTCAGGGAATAGCTAATTTGCAGACAGGAACTGATGCTAGAAACTACACTGTTTTAGAAACACCTGAAGATGAAATCGAGAAAAGGACTCTTCAGAATAACGTAGAGAATGAAAATACAATTGTCCCTATGACATGCAGTGAATCTTTACGCTTTGGAAGAGCATTGTTGCAAAATACTCTACGACAAAAGCTAGTGAAGCCATTGTACAATGTATCATATAAGGCCAATTCCATCTCCACTGTTCATGCAGATAtcaatcaaaaacaaaacttgaCTAAAATACCCAGCAGAAGTAAGTTTTCACCACAGAAAATTAAGATGACAGATAGTGGGGTATCCACTGCAGCCTTATCATCTGGCCCAACAACCCTAGAAAAATCACCAGCTTTGCTGCCTATGAAACTGTCAAGATTCAAAAAGGCACAAAGTCCAACTCATAATCTGGATTCAAAAATAGACATAGAGATTCCAAAGCGCCCTGCCCATCTTCCTCAAAATTCTAAAATTCCAGGCAAAAGTGATTGGACAAAGAATCCAAAGAATGAAGTTTCAGAATCGTCATTAATGCCTCGGCACCTTATAGAACCCAGTGACTATGGAGAGCCCCCAACCAGAGATATTCATTGTGATTTAGCAATTGTAGAAACCCAATCCCCATCACCCCCCCCTCCTCCGGGCCGGTCAACTTCACTGTTAATAAAACCAAATTATGAACATTCTCCACCTTTATCCATAAAGCCAGGCACAACTGTTCCcaatgaaacaacaaaaaatagtcTTAAATTGTCACCCTTAAAAACAATTGCAAACCCTATTGCTTTTCATAACCAACCTAATCATGAAATGCTAACAAAAAATACACCTTTCATGGCCAAAATTGAATTAGTTCACCTTCAAGAGAATGGAGAAATGAGCACACAAAACATGCTTCAGCAGTCACACAGCTCCCCTGGAACCTCTCAAGGGCCTtccaaaattttcacaaaaagagCTTGCCCCAAACTCTCTAATCAGTCAGTATTCTGCAGCAATCAGGAGCTTTCTAACCCAGGATTACGGACAGCTAAGACTTTCTCTCTAGCTTGTGTGTCACTGGAAACGGTTTCCTCACAAAGCACATACTCAGGCAAAAAAGGACTATCCGATGGCAGTGGAGTGCCTCAGCCACAAAAGATGCCAAACAGTCTGCCCACATCTCCACAATGTCAAACAGCAAATAGTAGCGAGCCTCTTCTATCTCATGTTAACCGTTCCTCATTGCCACTATCGTTTTATGGCAGTGACACGACAAATGCTGTCCAAATCTCTCATGAGAAAGGACTGAAAACCCGTCTCCCTGTAGGACTGAAATTACTTGTAAAATCTCCCCATGTCCTCAGGAAGAGTTCTACTGTAccagggaaacaagaaaaagacAATATAAATGCGGCTTCCAAAAACAATGTGAGTTCATGTAAGTACAACCAGGATGAATCCATGTGTCTAACCACCATGGAAACAATGGGCACGGAATTAAGAGTCACTAAGGCCGATACTGAAATAAGAGATCATTTTTCCATGGGACTTACTATTGATACAGCATCACCTCACTCACCTGAAAACTGCAGCATGATTGTAGACAGAGGAGATGGATtagaaaacaaatttgttaaGAGATCTGTTTCTTCTAGTAGCAAAACATACTTAAAACCGGCTCTGGGAATGAATGGAGCAAAAGCCCGTAGTCAAAGTTTCAGCATTCATACAGGGGAAAAGCCAGCTACCCCTGTGACAGAAGGGCTAGGAAAAGTACGGACTCAGATTATTACTAACACTTCTGAAAGAGGAAATTCTTTAACAAGGCAGAACTCTACCATGGAAGGATTCCAAATCAAGGCCAGTCCTGGATTAGCAATGGCATCAGAGACTCTTTCAGATACTTCAAAAGTCCCAGAAAAATTCTGTTCTAGACAAGGTTCTGATGGAAGCATGAGTAGTTCCAATAGTCAGCATGGTAGCCCAAGCAGACTACCATTCAGAACATCTCCAAAAGTGGACACGTTTcacaacatttcaaaatgtgagGGAAACAAATCACCTTCTCAGAAAGATACACCAAATATATTTGTCCACAATGAAAAAAGCAGTGAGAATTCTAAACAGCATCCACTAAACAAAAAAAGTATCATGCAAGCAGAATTGGAGTTGGAGTCATCACCTACTATTCCAACAGAACAAATTTCATCATTTCAAAACTTGGATGGAATACAATATCCTCGTAAACTTGAAGCAAGCAAGTCACAAAGACAAGAAACCTCTTTAAAGATATCAGAAAACTCAGAGGTTACCAGTGCTTTGAGTTCATCTGTTGTGCAACCTACAATAGAAGAAAAAGTCATGTTGTGTATCCAGGAAAATGTGCAGAAGGGTCAAGGGCAAAACAAGTCTCCCACCACCGAGATGAAACAAAAGACCGGGCCCTCTATAGCTAGCTGGTTTGGTTTTCGTAAGAGTAAACTCCCAGCCCTGAATGGTAGAAAAACTGATGTTCCTAAAACAAAGGTAGAAAAGAAGGAAGCAAAAGGTTCAGGTTTTGGAAATAAGCAGGCAaagtcagagaaaaaaaaagataaaaagaaaactgaCCAACACTGTGAAGCAGAAAATGAATTTAATAAGATAACCGAAAATAGTGACATTTTAGATGATGTTTTGAATGGCAAAAAGAATACAAAAGCTTCGCAAGACATCCCTGGCCAGATCAGGTGTTGTCAAAAGAGTGCTTCCTCCACCATCACATGTTCAGCGAAAGACAGTTTTATGAAAGAACTTTTAAACAGGTAATTACTTTATGAAACAATTTGAGATGtgcagttttttttctctctgcagctaTATGTGCATCCTCAGTGTTAAACAGAATGCAAGAATGTTTCTTCTAGACCAGAAATGCATAGTGTAACCCAAACACCTGctgggtgtggtgttttgtccCATGCAGTGGCCCCAAGAccaagctcatgcactaagctccagaggctgCAGATTGAATCCCACCTGCTGATGACTGGGATCTGTCGGTGTTACAATAGTAGCATTTGTTTTGTGCATATCAAGATTTTAATCTCTAGGGGAAAATGTTAGCAATAAAATTATAATCTGGTTCATGTTAACCAAACCAATGGTCtttgaaattaatttattttataattggagatataccagtctcctggaactagaaaggaccttgaaaggtcattgagtccagtcttttgccttcactagcaggaccaatttttgcctcagatccctaagtggcccccttgaggattgaatttacaaccctgggtttaacaggccaatgctcagccactgagctatccctcccccaagaaTGGTAAATTTGATCAAATATTCTAGGAATTCAAACTATACCAGAAACCAGGAATGTAGGCATATGGTTTGAAACAGGAAAATGATGTACATGTTTTTTATTTCTCCCATTTTCAGTGATTGTAACcagcaaatgtgtatttggtAACTAGCCAGAAATAATTACATTTACAGCTACCATAACCTTAGGCCACAAAGACACTCAACAATCATTGTACAGTGATTCCCAGGTTGCCCCACAGCAAttctaaatataaaataaatcattgtaTGTGAAAGACTAAATTGATATACTACTTGAAATTGCAAGTGACAGATTTGATCAAGACTAGTTAGAAACATTTATCACTCAAAGGTCTAGAGACTGAACGATATAGAGAGGTTACTTTAAACATTAAAGGGATGGGAAAAGTAGAATGCTTGAAGAAGGGCAATGTAATTTATCAGAGGAATCACCTTCTACCTGCAGAGTTGATAAGAAAGCAGCTCAGCAGACAGAAAGTGGATCAAATAATGTTTCCTACAGGAGTGTGTCGAAGGGCAGCTCCCAGGGCTCCTCTCTTCCCAGCAACTCTATCAGCGCTCAAGGAAGCcacaagaaaaacagcaaaacaaaagctGATATGGAAATGCAGCATGAGACACTGGTAAGTTCTTTAGTGCACAAAAacattatttcccttttattaaTTTCTAGATGTGCTTTATTTCTTATTGTCAGTACAGGCAAACAATACAATAATTGTTTATATATAGTAGAAAGAATTTTGTAACTAGAGAACTATGAATTAATGCCAAATCTGACAGTTtgattatgggccagattgtaCGACTATTCATGAAGATCGTACTGCTTTTACTGGCAACTCAATTTCTGTAAATATATTTGCACAATGACGCCATAATCACAGTGCAGCGCAATGAAATAAGGGgatggtttttctttctttcccctgaaAACTATACACTTGCATCAAACATTCTTCTGATATGATTGAAAccattaaaaagtaaaaagtgtaaaacaatggggaaaaaaagcaaagtaCTGAACCAGATTTAAGGTTGTTTGTCACTATCAAACGCACAAGTGAGAATTGGATACTTGACTTTCCATGGGAATTAAGCCCCTTAGctaccatttgtgcctttgaaaaatttcCCCCTTGAAGTGAATTTTGTGCTTCTCTATAGTTTTAACTGGATCTGATACTTTAATTTATCCAGAGAGCATAAGCATTACAATTCCTAAGGAAAATTGTTTTAAGCACTGTCAGCTCATGAGCCCTGATTGTGCAAAGGTTATGCATGTATTTGCTTAGCTTTACACATTGTGAGTAGTGCTGGCTGTGCATCAGATGAATAAAGCTAAGaatgtgtaaatctttgcagaattgTGACCTAAGATCTTACTCTAAAGATACCCTTAATTGTGAAAATTTTAATAATCAATCTTAGAACTCAGCTGAGAGTGATTTCTCCTTTAAAGTGGACTTCCTCCATGATGTTATAAAGTTTCAAATATCGGTGGTATATAGATATTTTAACTCTAACTGCATTTAATTTCGTATCATAAAAACTTTCTTCACTCTTCATAGTTGTGTTAACCgtattattttccctttttgcaaaataatttgaatgtttgtaccaAATGTGTACAGTGCACAGCATTAATTTAAGcatatcatttttgttctcacaAAATGGATTATTAAAATACAGCACATGCGACCATTTCGATGAGAAAATTTGAAATATGAAGTAATTAAATATTTCTCTGGGTCATATTTGAAGGGTAAAGCAAGTTTCAAAAGGCTTCATAAGGGGAATTGGAAAACCTCGTAGTTTACAGAGTGCTTAAGGTTGCAGTATCACAGACATACTTTCAAGTCCAGGCAAATGTGCATCTGTATTTTCATGCAAATAATGTCTTTTACTAAAAGGATATACAAGGtcatttttaaaactctctcaGAAAGCATTGGCAGAATGAATGCTTTGGAAAACTTTTTGCTCCTGGCTTCTGTGGTATCATCtcttctttgaaaatgtagatgtCCCCTGCATTATAAAACCACAAATTATAAGCATATCTAAGGCTGCCCTTGTAATGTCactgaaaggaaagagagagaatgaacgtCTGGAAATGTGCAATATGCAGGAAATTCAATCCAACTGATCTAGAACTTTGATAGCAAAGCGGAGCCCCTTATCAGAGCCACTCAATTTAACTATGCCCCATTTAATATGGTCCTGACAGCTTAGGGTATATCGTCACTGTACAGAAGTATAAAAAGCTCTGAACCATTGCTTCTAcaatttcttttttgctttcttatTATTTTCTAACGCTGCAataattttctattctttttgtCTCTCATTTTGTAAAGTCTTTCTAAATGTAACAATAACAGTCATTTAGGACTTTAAGTATATCTTTAAGAAACACACTTCATTTTATCAGTTAAGTACAAAGATTGTCCTTAATATACATAAATAATGGAGAAATGCTAATTATCCTATTTAGCTTCTAAGGACAAATTAGTCATGGTGGAAAGGTGTTACCTATCTTATACCATACATCCCTTTGTTAAACTGGAAATCAAAGTGTTGTAACTATATTGTTTTTGAAGATTCAAGTTGCTTCGGTTGTGAATTCCTTATGAATTTTGTTGAGTTTAATTCCTAAATGAAATAACTAGTGCCAACATGTTGAGGACATTTAGAACAGAGAAAATGAAAGGACATACTTTGTGCTCTTAAGTCtaatttttgaaagaaatatgCTGTTAAATAGGATTTATAAATTAAGAGGAATTTCAGCTTGTCCTCCAAACTCATACAAGAGAAACAGCTGAAACTCCTTAAATTCAGAGTTCACGCATTTTATTTCTAGCTCTTTTCATTATTCTTTGGTGCCTGCTTTCTTTGAAGAAGATTGCAAAAGATTCTGTTTACAGAGATATCTATGATTGAAAACACTAGCATGTGGTAGCATAGACCATTGtgtattttttataaaaaggaaaaataaacgcTTTATGAGAAAACAgcataaatctttttaaaaactttaaactaAGAGGATTATTCTTCTCTTAACAATGTAAAGTACATTCAGTAATGAGGGTCAACACTGAAACTGGCACTTTTACTTCAAATCTCATATCATGTGTACCACTTTTTTAAAACCTGACAGTAACATGGAGCTCTTTTAAACATTAACATTCTAGAAAGTGTTTTTTCAAGTCTTTTTTCTTATACTTCATAGAATTAAATCTTTTCTCTTTCCAAGTGCTAATTAAAGGCACGGGGGCCTATAATGCCATCCTTTATGCAGCACTTATCTCTGATTTTTGTGCAACTTATACTAGAGAGCACCATTACTTGGCTCTCATATTTAAAAGAGATAAAACTAGCATCTCATTAACAGCACGCTTGAGCATACACCTTTGGGAGGGATACACAGCCACCAAATGCATTATGATTAAGTTAATCAAAAAAGGTACCTTTGGGGCCAAATGCTGCTCGCTCACACTTGTAGTTATATAGGGACAAAATGGTAACACCCCAAATGTTCTCTTCTGACACAGGCCTCAACTTGTTCAGAGCATTGGCCATTACTTCAGGTGAGATGCAACAGCTTTGAATGGCACTGCCAGTATATTTTGGCTGCAAGACCTCTGTAAGTGGTCTATGGTGGCTCATTCCACAGGAAAAGTGATTATGAAGTGACATACAGTCAGCCTAGGGGTAAATTGTGCCACACCCTCACTACTGCTGGCATAGTATGGAAACGGGGGCATGGTCAGGACAATTCTATGCTAGTCCTGAGCTAGGTTTTCATCAGCTGTGAGACTACTGTAACACAGTGTAGGGGGAGAAGTGGACAGAGTAGCACCAGAATCAGGGCCATGGAAGTGAGAAATTTGAGCCACCTTTGCATACAGCTCCCTGAATTGCATTCTGGGCATATTGGAATACCCAAGgacatagacctctatcatgaaGTTTAATAAAATTAGCAGGACACATACAATCTGTCATGACCTATGGGTATTGAACCCAGCTTGTTGACAAGGACCTACCTGGGACCCATGAAGACCAGCCACAGTGTCAGGCTCTGCCCCTGAGGTCCAATTGTTGGAGCCCCAGGGTGGCTGATTAGTCCACTGGCCCTGCTTAAGCCAgtagcaggaacaggaagctgttgAAACAGCTCTGCtccattcctgcccctcctctgctcctttATTTCCTGCCATCCAAGTTGTGGGTCCAGacctccagtttgtttcctgCCTCTGACCTTCTAGTTATTCTGACCCAGCCTGATACTGGTTTCTGACTTTTGGTGCTGATTTCCAGTTTGTCTTCTGCTTCTCATCTCCTAATATCCTGCCCTAGCTGCCCTAGCTTACTTCTGAGTCATGACTGTGGGATCTGGCTTAGACTGCTGGGTCAGGCTGCTTATGTCCTGGCTGTGACACAATCCCTAAATGTGAAAAGATTACTTTATCAGTCAGTTAAGTAGAACCTTGCACATATTCTTCTTTTATTCCACATGCCCTGAATAGTTCTGTTCCCCAAGAAAAAAGTTCTTATAAAATCTTTCTACTTAAAAGAATACATGACTTTTGCAAATTTATAGAGCCAAATCCTTGACTTACTAATGCTAGTTAtgagaagtcaatggaactacctGTATGAGTAAGAtaagcagaatctggcctatgatacattttaaaaaaaactaattgttttgcaaataataataaatcctaAGATTTTAGATTGAGAAGCATATTTAATACTTCTTTGTATGTATATAAAGTACAATAGATCCTGGAAGTGCAATGGAGGGCAGTTAACAAGTATTAATTAGAGCACCAAGCAGTGAAAGAGTGAATTTTTCTTCAGGGCTTGTTCTCTTTCAGGACAagtattttcctttctgtttgacTTATACATATTAGCATGGTGTAAGAAAAAACATACGCCCTTGGATCTGAATTATAGCCATACTTGGTGCACACTGAAGAGGTTTTTCTCTGTACATGTAAGAAGCAAGTTGACAAAATGCATTCTAGGAAGAAGCTTAACTATTTGTGCACCCATTTTTACAAAtaggagagaagaaaaagtgTGAATTATGCAGTCCTCTCAAGCATCACCTAGAAAATCTATGAGGCTAGAATCACACATTTTAACTACAGTGCAATAGAAGAGATCAGTATAGGGATCTTTGTgcatgattcattttttaaaaatatgattggCTTTCTAGCTAGCCTTTTAACAGATGGAAAAGAAGACACCAGAGTTAAATGATTGCAAACCGAATGAGGAAATACCATGTCACACATTAAGTTCACCTCATATTTTCCTTAGCATAAAGAATGACACCTGATACTCCTGGAGAGAAACAAATACAGGGTCATGAGACCTGAGTGTATTTCTGTATTCTTATTAAAATGGATTGTAGCAGAAGTAATTTCCTTTTGAGGAATTACATCTCCCCAAGTCTTAATTTATCTTGACAGCTGCATATCATGGCTTTTATTAGAGGATTTAGAATCAAAGCTGTTATCTTTAGACATCTTTCATGGAATGAGACATACTATATATTCCTACTTTTAATACTTGAGCAGCTAAACATTTCTGAAAGGATATTAGGATAATTAAGGTAAATAATCAGCTGAAACAATAGAACAAAAGTGCTATGGCTTCACACCATTTTTGGTCTATGCTACCAAAAGCAGACATGTGAAAGATGTTTTCTTTACTTTGATTTTTGTTGTATTATGTGCAGACTAAATTGGTCACAGAAAGCCAGCAGGAAGATGAAGAGGACACCATCACAAGTACATGTCAGAGTCACGTAATAGGTACAAACTATATTTTATATGGGTATTAatgattctttttttccctgGTAAAACAATGTTTAATCTCAGTAGCTAACCTAGCTACTaaattgtccttttaaaaaaaagactttttctgCATTGGTTTGCCAGTCCAGAGGTACAGATACTGACACCCTGCTGTGCCATGCTGACACCAATTGTGGAGCAAGGTGCTATTCGATGAGTAAGGGTGTTGCAACCTGGCCCAGAGGTTACAACTGAAGTATTCCATGTACTATGGCCTGTATATAGTTACAGTTCAACCAATGTATAATCTGTAACTATATACGCTGCCTTAAATAAGGGATGGTGGATAGCTGTATCACCTCAGGGGCAGAGCAAGGATCCAGTTATGACTCAGAGTCACAGTTCCTCATCCACTCCTCCCTTGCTCTGGTAGAGAAAATTACTTCACCTCTTTCTGTGGAGCAGCTCACTCCCATCTCAGCACCTAGGTATCTCCTCTAGCCGGTGGGTAGAAGTAACAAATCCATGGCTCCTTCCACTCTGCCCTTCTTTGTTTCCTCCCTAGCCATTTGCTCACAGCAGGGATTATCAGATGAGTAGACCCTGCTCTTCTCACCACAGACAGAGTAGCAGagtcataggccaggtctacactatgagattaaatcgattttagatacgcaatttcagctacgagaatagcgtagctgaaatcgaatatctaaaatcgatttactcacccgtcttcaccgcgcgggatagATCCGCGCTGCttgctgtgtcgaatccggaagtccggtcatctagctggagttccggaatcaatctaagcacgctctgggatcgagatatcgcgttcagaccagacgcgatatttcgatccccgagcaatcgattttaacgtgccgatccggcgcgtagtctagacgtggtcaTATTCTGTGCAGCAGAGTAAGAGCTGTGACAGTCTAGCACAGACTGAGTGCCAGATACAGCCCCTATTTAAGCAAGggtaaataaaagttttaaataagaaaagaatTACTTCCACTATGTGTTCTTCAGTGGACTAGCACAGTTCCTCCTGCTTGCTATTGATTAGCATGTACtactttttaatttgaaatacaCAGTCAACATTTCTTAAACTATTTGTTCCCATAAGCTCTGATGCAATAAGTGACATCCCCTTTCACAGAGCCATATTTTGTCGAAGAGCCATTACGTCCGCTTTATGTGGGACAGGAGGATTCTGAATGGTCATTTCAACTCCCTGTGCTGCCGGAGACCACAGCATAGGGTAGAATCTGACTTAGTCTTTCCAGGATACTGTTAGGGATTATGCCAGGAAGAAGCACTTTTCAAGTTGGCctgtcaagctgtcctgcagtggctcaagagcatgAGAACCAGCCTCAAGGCAGACTGtaaagaagcagggcacaaaccccaatcTGTCTGTGAGTTCTATAGTTAGATTGCACCAACCAAGGATCACGCTCAGACTCCGCAAGCACTACAagagccttaacatggagtcacagacagtcccctggggCACTCCAATCAATCTTGTCACTAGGCAAGcctacctttgtgatagatggcccctacaccaaaaatcacagcaatattcaagTTACtttcagtcccaaaggaccaatcacttaCTGCAGGTTAATTGCACTtgagatctcacaccaaagacaacatttgtatccaatcctgtaataaactatctaaagatttattaactaggaaaaggaaataagaacattatttacaaggttaaagcaggtaaacatatatacacaaaaatgAGTTCGAGTCTTAACTTTCAAAATATattagaagcttctataataagcaagctctatatgtcctttagggctaacccaggccaacCACTGGGGAGCTTTTGCTTATGCTTTGTAATCCTTCCCCTCAGAATCCAAGCAGCATAAAAGATACAGTTTCTCCTTGTTAGGGCTTTTTATTCCTTCCCCTGTTCTGCTTCGAGTTGCAAGTTCagctgctgggagggggaagcagtCAATAAcgtcttttgtcctctgatgttccacaacAATTTGTCTGGTGTTGGTGGCCCTTCTGTTGTTGGGCATGAGATAACACCCTCTGTGGCAAACTCGTATTTCAAACTTGCCTATTATTTCTCTCCTGTTGGGTGATTTACAGTTACAGACCAAACACTTAAATATTGCTTTATAACATGGGACACTGTAAGTGAGATTAaggcatgcagcaatttacaagcatttcatgaaCTCTGAACACTAAACTCGTTTGTATAACTCTAATACTTGTAACAACACAGGTGAGCCAGAATGGTTCCGGTTATGTATTAGTCAGTGTTCAGCTGACACCTagaggccttggcatgagctggcacctgatccGCCAATGTTACAACTCCCGTTCCCCACAAGGTTTATAGCCCGGGGGGAGACAAAGTCATCAGATTATGCCATGCTGTAACACTAATTCTAAACTAGGTCTGTCTTCTGTCCAGTTGTGCTAGGGTAGGCAGAAGGGGCTCTTTAAACTCTCACCTCTGTAATTCATGCCTGCAGGGCTAGCCATAATTTGGCCCTGATTGTAACAGTCACAGTTTGGCCTTGTGACTAATACTTAAGAGACTCCAAGGCTCCCTTGGCCATTGCAGGTGTAGATTACAACCATTAATGGCTGAGgacccattggctgtggtttctTTAAAAAGGTTTCGTTTTATCATCACTTTGGTAAGTAGATTCTAATGACAATTCATGCTGCTAGGTTTTGGAGATTAAATATTGTGATTCTGTACTTGTTTGCAAGGTTATGAGCTTGGTGATTACTAAACAAAATTCTAATAACTCTTAAGATCAGACTTTAATCAACTACATTTTGCCCATTGGCAGGGACAGATGAAGGCAACCTGAGGTCTTAAGCACCACAGTCTGTCC
The window above is part of the Chelonoidis abingdonii isolate Lonesome George chromosome 10, CheloAbing_2.0, whole genome shotgun sequence genome. Proteins encoded here:
- the NCKAP5 gene encoding nck-associated protein 5 isoform X1, whose product is MERKKQQKREFGKRLSLDSSLVEYMDSNKYIEHLVTQLEEQRWNLWRQKLSVAQLQQEVARNKSEGTMREKLIHELEEERHSRLESEKRLREVTLESERNRAQMRGLQEQFSRMEETVRNLLQNQGSPDQNGEGTVNIMKVYQEKLSEEDRKCKETMEHIHIAVDEDSRSESSSTEKEKEKTKLLLERLKALEAENSALALENENQREQYERCLDEVANQVVQALLTQKDLREECVKLKTRVFDLEQQNRMLSVLFQQRVKPASDLLLQKLHSRILDLSSGDLLSDVERNRSLIQSRTTGVQIHECQQNVKSSIPALKCQSQLNMTGPSRLYPRSSCSSSELSLSSACSEYSSGSSYTWNDGKMCSKRSSISWDKRISIGSSLPSNLSSPTDDLPPTRIKENHILEGLKKLQKRKILFEPSSVISKWGYKDCMDSNEGIYSPGVKCGSHEEQTHCKPMEIGSVCIEHNKTFTYDSDSHDDADDESSSLVLLHEVPSKGCRLYCNKLTHSISDSLFGWEPNGKHLPEKGSYFNSKERPEKLTSFVNDFQSEVKSCTNVKLPVLQLDQRAANLRWKDLNLQFSDTDDNEVMDELHIESGDEKSPSELLLTPFTDKHTKSSDMLAGTENSQFVSTDGEEKQVSTQSDIGPKTCNFIKQQNFIKKTSSEECTTVIFDAEDGEPIEFSSHQTGVVTVTRNEISINRPQSGPNAEYTEFIPQGIANLQTGTDARNYTVLETPEDEIEKRTLQNNVENENTIVPMTCSESLRFGRALLQNTLRQKLVKPLYNVSYKANSISTVHADINQKQNLTKIPSRSKFSPQKIKMTDSGVSTAALSSGPTTLEKSPALLPMKLSRFKKAQSPTHNLDSKIDIEIPKRPAHLPQNSKIPGKSDWTKNPKNEVSESSLMPRHLIEPSDYGEPPTRDIHCDLAIVETQSPSPPPPPGRSTSLLIKPNYEHSPPLSIKPGTTVPNETTKNSLKLSPLKTIANPIAFHNQPNHEMLTKNTPFMAKIELVHLQENGEMSTQNMLQQSHSSPGTSQGPSKIFTKRACPKLSNQSVFCSNQELSNPGLRTAKTFSLACVSLETVSSQSTYSGKKGLSDGSGVPQPQKMPNSLPTSPQCQTANSSEPLLSHVNRSSLPLSFYGSDTTNAVQISHEKGLKTRLPVGLKLLVKSPHVLRKSSTVPGKQEKDNINAASKNNVSSCKYNQDESMCLTTMETMGTELRVTKADTEIRDHFSMGLTIDTASPHSPENCSMIVDRGDGLENKFVKRSVSSSSKTYLKPALGMNGAKARSQSFSIHTGEKPATPVTEGLGKVRTQIITNTSERGNSLTRQNSTMEGFQIKASPGLAMASETLSDTSKVPEKFCSRQGSDGSMSSSNSQHGSPSRLPFRTSPKVDTFHNISKCEGNKSPSQKDTPNIFVHNEKSSENSKQHPLNKKSIMQAELELESSPTIPTEQISSFQNLDGIQYPRKLEASKSQRQETSLKISENSEVTSALSSSVVQPTIEEKVMLCIQENVQKGQGQNKSPTTEMKQKTGPSIASWFGFRKSKLPALNGRKTDVPKTKVEKKEAKGSGFGNKQAKSEKKKDKKKTDQHCEAENEFNKITENSDILDDVLNGKKNTKASQDIPGQIRCCQKSASSTITCSAKDSFMKELLNRVDKKAAQQTESGSNNVSYRSVSKGSSQGSSLPSNSISAQGSHKKNSKTKADMEMQHETLTKLVTESQQEDEEDTITSTCQSHVIESCCQMRTLDSGIGTFPLPDSGNRSTGRYVSKQESTLETEDFKSPEQALPSGSSIKAKTLEREVPSTAKSPDSVESMISHSTSDPTMTAKVVRPFQSRLPKPVSSGIINPPKQSEHGQILVTSVSLEHTEKNVENKEILADWSSKKATKKTKDKALRVCTYSASSSGDTETEREYETNDFGTAGEKLADLMKNKRAEQEEKTVKKSFMGTRMSILDLYQHSLCGHYGEDGPEQLTHYSFIEQLSGASSKEGKSKEIRSKLKQAEKTREDSENRLSKISLECLNKFNSNNVILLEKEKNCLNKVEGQKEENERNEEASLNSSDRHGVDNLESLSDSLYDSFSSCASQGSNDV